A genomic window from Pocillopora verrucosa isolate sample1 chromosome 7, ASM3666991v2, whole genome shotgun sequence includes:
- the LOC131779677 gene encoding uncharacterized protein produces the protein MARNYGVESIPTEDQTVEDDYIDELIRKYLNDEDMNSFYEDTSIPSLTSPETDKWLGEVVPPDFNNNQDFSVPELFMLEDVSSLPDMFDDTGSDEEVLSILDEIIMKDEKKTEAKVVVSGEVKHVQTTPKLERKRHATALNGDPTSQNMKKIQRTSVDRRVQPTCRRPIIMKSRTKRRNVEE, from the exons ATGGCGAGAAACTATGGCGTCGAAAGTATTCCCACTGAGGATCAAACAGTTGAAGATGATTACATCGACGAACTTATCAGGAAGTACCTCAACGACGAGGACATGAATAG TTTTTACGAAGACACAAGTATTCCCTCACTAACCTCCCCTGAGACTGACAAATGGCTCGGAGAAGTGGTCCCACCAGACTTCAATAACAACCAGGATTTTTCCGTACCAGAACTCTTTATGTTGGAGGATGTGAGTAGTTTACCTGACATGTTCGACGATACGGGGTCCGACGAAGAAGTGCTGTCTATTTTGGACGAAATAATTATGAAGgacgaaaagaaaacagaag CAAAAGTTGTAGTATCAGGAGAGGTCAAACATGTTCAAACAACCCCAAAACTTGAGCGAAAAAGACACGCCACAGCACTTAATGGAGACCCAACATCACAGAACATGAAGAAAATA CAAAGGACTTCAGTAGACAGGCGAGTACAACCTACTTGCAGAAGGCCAATAATCATGAAAAGCAGAACTAAAAGAAGGAATGTTGAAGAGTGA